In one Lolium rigidum isolate FL_2022 chromosome 3, APGP_CSIRO_Lrig_0.1, whole genome shotgun sequence genomic region, the following are encoded:
- the LOC124700003 gene encoding uncharacterized protein LOC124700003: MSSYHLQGDGAPEILEMDARHHQDPPRSIFACPIEKHLRACYLVEYGSEILVVAHDDARLSHITVYRLADLVLGKFIPVTDIGENTIFVGLRSICVSSRAFPMVKANTIVYFRPQKHRFAQYNIGRRTWSRVTDECSINGLAQGPRSIICHILTCCSNPHWNKGQDYTYTKTGGPLPGWRVKEEFRAGAYA; encoded by the exons ATGTCCTCCTACCATCTGCAAGGGGACGGTGCACCAGAGATTTTGGAGATGGACGCACGCCACCACCAAGACCCACCAAGGTCGATCTTTGCATGCCCGATAGAGAAACACCTACGAGCTTGCTATCTCGTAGAGTATGGCTCCGAGATCTTAGTGGTTGCACATGACGATGCACGCCTATCCCATATAACGGTTTACAGGCTTGCTGACCTCGTATTGGGAAAATTCATCCCGGTAACGGACATCGGTGAAAACACTATCTTCGTGGGATTGAGGAGCATCTGTGTTTCTTCCAGGGCATTTCCTATGGTCAAGGCCAATACTATTGTGTATTTCCGTCCACAAAAACACCGTTTTGCGCAATACAACATTGGTCGCCGCACCTGGTCACGAGTTACAGATGAATGCAGCATTAATGGCCTTGCACAAGGCCCTCGTAGCATTATATGCCATATCTTGACATGCTGCTCTAACCCGCATTG GAACAAAGGACAAGATTACACATATACGAAAACAGGAGGTCCATTACCAGGGTGGAGGGTGAAGGAAGAGTTTCGAGCTGGGGCATAT GCCTAA
- the LOC124697002 gene encoding uncharacterized protein LOC124697002 — protein MHGTTSVGGRRRCRISPSLPPAARRPTVSWESLQGDLVRLVASSLLAGDLLDYVRFRAVCTHWRSETPSPRGRGVLDPCFHPRRWKMFPEGRGLYPGHPELGDYIRFFNLDSGVFVRVRLQLFTNHCILDSVYGLLLLQRDEDAAIRLLHPFTGDIVELPPLTTLGKSRFWLFSMCIIMRLLPPP, from the exons ATGCATGGCACCACCTCagtaggaggacgacgacgatgcagGATATCTCCCTCGCTGCCGCCGGCAGCCCGGAGACCCACGGTTTCATGGGAATCGCTGCAAGGAGATTTGGTTCGGCTGGTCGCGTCGAGCTTGCTGGCCGGCGATTTACTAGACTACGTCCGTTTCCGCGCTGTTTGCACGCACTGGCGATCCGAGACTCCTTCCCCGCGTGGCCGCGGCGTCCTCGATCCATGTTTCCACCCGCGTCGCTGGAAGATGTTCCCGGAAGGCCGTGGCCTCTATCCTGGACACCCCGAGCTGGGTGACTACATCCGCTTCTTCAACCTAGACTCGGGTGTCTTTGTCCGCGTCCGCCTCCAACTGTTCACGAACCACTGCATTCTTGATTCAGTCTATGGTCTGCTTCTCCTCCAGAGGGACGAAGACGCAGCCATCCGTCTGCTCCACCCTTTCACCGGTGACATCGTCGAGCTTCCGCCCCTCACCACCCTC GGGAAGTCACGGTTTTGGTTATTTTCAATGTGTATTATTATGCGGCTGTTGCCACCTCCCTAG